The following coding sequences lie in one Onychomys torridus chromosome X, mOncTor1.1, whole genome shotgun sequence genomic window:
- the LOC118574814 gene encoding claudin-34-like: MMLLRKDTNLQIMGFTAAILAWIFCSVSMGLPQWRVWYFQELVDSKPSMALVGLWRTCIYHYNNYSSNVRVCHRYTYHDSFVPLSIRVAQHLVLVSSFFGMAGTISNIIALWKLYTERVQKNTTYNSFFFPGILNILASSFVLFALLYNYLCIMRNEDISFPPFFHIPSFPYTQKAGSALAVATLAAFFFVLSGTIFISFTFHPPRHWSSF, encoded by the coding sequence ATGATGTTACTCAGAAAAGATACCAATCTCCAGATAATGGGGTTTACTGCAGCCATCCTAGCATGGATATTTTGTAGTGTCTCCATGGGCCTTCCTCAGTGGCGAGTATGGTACTTTCAAGAACTCGTGGACTCCAAGCCCAGCATGGCCTTAGTAGGATTGTGGAGAACCTGCATCTACCACTATAACAACTACTCCAGCAATGTCCGAGTATGTCACCGATACACCTACCATGACTCCTTCGTCCCATTGAGTATTCGAGTTGCTCAACACCTGGTACTGGTCTCCAGCTTTTTTGGGATGGCTGGGACAATCTCTAACATTATTGCTCTTTGGAAACTGTACACAGAGAGGGTACAGAAGAATACCACCTacaattcatttttcttcccagGGATTCTGAACATCCTTGCTAGCAGCTTTGTCCTTTTTGCTCTCTTGTATAATTACTTATGCATCATGCGAAATGAAGATATTTCCTTCCCACCATTTTTCCACATCCCATCCTTCCCATATACCCAGAAAGCTGGCAGCGCCCTGGCAGTAGCAACTCTTGCTGCATTCTTTTTTGTGTTAAGTGGcacaattttcatttctttcacttTTCACCCACCTAGACACTGGAGTTCATTCTAA